One window of the Camarhynchus parvulus chromosome 2, STF_HiC, whole genome shotgun sequence genome contains the following:
- the LOC115901291 gene encoding uncharacterized protein LOC115901291 — protein MQSFEDLESEIQSNEENKQKMFTLGKSYDTVSGKIVTMTSKAKEGEKAVQPSGETLQKLEREVQESVKIVPIVAKYEVLKPVTDEKARRGSDVQSTRRKLSDSLTPIKEAESQLQSPEEENLKKTLRMDQDLQLLGTLESVQLGKAEKHPGGEAVKAGAFARTDKSLSEWRYSREQPFTIATAHYVTESSASRVVVTSGFDFTPRFKDKSMTSFRQSLHTTLAFGSLAAWLYVDSSQPGLFFFSHTLNPSHSLKQTLYKAFNLSGLCTEIQYCCCGLLIKGKKKGLLEPAKRQC, from the coding sequence ATGCAGAGCTTTGAGGACTTGGAAAGTGAAATACAATCCAATGAGGAGAATAAGCAGAAAATGTTCACCCTAGGAAAGTCCTATGATACCGTATCTGGGAAAATTGTAACCATGACAAGTAAAGCTAAAGAGGGCGAGAAAGCGGTACAGCCTTCAGGAGAAACTTTGCAAAAACTGGAAAGGGAAGTTCAAGAATCTGTGAAAATCGTTCCAATAGTGGCCAAGTATGAAGTCCTCAAGCCTGTCACTGATGAGAAAGCCAGGCGGGGATCTGATGTGCAGAGCACAAGAAGAAAGCTGTCTGACTCTCTGACACCTATAAAGGAAGCAGAATCTCAGTTGCAAAGTCCTGAAGAGGAGAATTTGAAAAAGACACTAAGGATGGACCAGGATTTGCAGTTACTTGGTACACTGGAAAGCGTACAGCTtggcaaagcagaaaagcatCCTGGCGGAGAAGCTGTAAAAGCAGGGGCATTTGCCCGGACAGATAAGAGCCTGTCTGAGTGGAGATATTCCAGAGAACAGCCATTTACCATTGCTACTGCTCACTATGTTACTGAGTCGTCTGCATCAAGAGTAGTGGTAACAAGTGGCTTTGACTTCACGCCACGATTTAAAGATAAAAGCATGACTTCTTTTAGGCAATCCCTTCACACCACCCTAGCTTTTGGTTCTCTTGCTGCCTGGCTTTATGTTGACAGCAGCCAACctggcttattttttttctctcatacTTTGAATCCGTCTCACAGTCTGAAGCAGACATTATATAAGGCTTTCAACCTTTCTGGTTTATGTACTGAAATTCAGTATTGCTGCTGTGGCTTgttaataaaaggaaaaaaaaaaggtttgctTGAACCAGCAAAACGCCAATGCTAA